A stretch of Porites lutea chromosome 5, jaPorLute2.1, whole genome shotgun sequence DNA encodes these proteins:
- the LOC140938582 gene encoding uncharacterized protein codes for MKVMMIVAFVYALGIMMLLADGAPGYNDTEASLETAFLDEPSSLPDSLEPCRGKREQDESCTGWRKANSAPVCFGAKHNGFGKFQLPSSGKLAAIKLVHLYGYVSCHAPNPNHWSYWGCAHRTSTKNQINVVITDAHNHIILPPNQLIVTGSLAAGKWYYDVGYSSLSPELVLSVFSHTPPVSSGQEFRVWYGEDLVNWAEGDNDGKVCSDVYALYV; via the exons ATGAAGGTCATGATGATTGTCGCTTTCGTTTATGCACTTGGTATTATGATGCTGTTAGCTGATGGAGCTCCTGGATATAATGACACCGAGGCGAGTTTGGAGACGGCTTTCCTTGACGAGCCAAGTTCACTGCCAGATTCTTTGGAACCTTGTCGAGGGAAGAGAGAACAAGACGAAAGTTGCACAG GTTGGCGCAAGGCTAATTCCGCTCCTGTGTGTTTTGGCGCCAAACATAACGGGTTTGGAAAGTTCCAGCTACCATCCAGTGGCAAATTAGCCGCCATAAAGCTGGTTCATCTGTACGGTTACGTGTCCTGTCATGCGCCTAATCCGAATCATTGGTCATACTGGGGCTGTGCTCACCGTACGTCAACGAAAAATCAAATAAACGTAGTCATAACAGATGCACATAACCACATTATTCTCCCGCCAAACCAGTTAATAGTAACTGGGTCGCTTGCAGCTGGAAAATGGTACTATGATGTCGGTTACAGTTCACTGTCCCCAGAGCTTGTCTTGTCAGTTTTCTCCCATACCCCCCCCGTCTCTTCAGGTCAAGAGTTTCGTGTGTGGTACGGCGAAGATTTGGTGAATTGGGCCGAAGGCGATAATGACGGAAAAGTATGCAGTGATGTCTATGCTCTTTATGTTTGA
- the LOC140938471 gene encoding uncharacterized protein, with product MKFMMIAAFVYALGIMMLLADGAPEYNETEADLETAFLDEPSLLPDSLEPCRGKREQDESCTGWRKANSAPVCFRAKHNVFGKFHLPSSGKLAAIKLVHLYGYVSCLAPHPGHWSYWGCAHHGGITNYNNVVITNAHNHIILPPNQLIVTGSHAPGKWYYNVGYSSLSPELVLSVFSDPLHVSSGQEFRVWYGEDLVNFYDHDNDGKVCSDVYALYV from the exons ATGAAGTTCATGATGATTGCCGCTTTCGTTTATGCACTTGGTATTATGATGCTGTTAGCTGATGGAGCTCCTGAATATAATGAGACCGAGGCTGATTTGGAGACGGCTTTCCTTGACGAGCCAAGTTTACTCCCAGATTCTTTGGAACCTTGTCGAGGGAAGAGAGAACAAGACGAAAGTTGCACAG GTTGGCGCAAGGCAAATTCCGCTCCTGTGTGTTTTCGCGCCAAACATAACGTGTTTGGAAAGTTCCACCTACCATCCAGTGGCAAATTAGCCGCCATAAAGCTGGTTCATCTGTACGGTTACGTGTCCTGTTTGGCGCCACATCCGGGTCATTGGTCATACTGGGGCTGCGCTCACCACGGGGGAATAACAAATTACAATAATGTAGTCATAACGAATGCTCATAACCACATTATTCTCCCGCCAAACCAGTTAATAGTAACTGGGTCGCATGCACCTGGAAAATGGTATTATAATGTCGGTTATAGTTCACTGTCCCCAGAGCTTGTCTTGTCAGTTTTCTCCGATCCCCTCCACGTTTCTTCAGGTCAAGAGTTTCGTGTGTGGTACGGCGAAGATTTGGTGAATTTCTACGATCACGATAATGACGGAAAAGTATGCAGTGATGTCTATGCTCTTTACGTTTGA
- the LOC140937413 gene encoding MFS-type efflux pump MSMEG_3705-like: protein MTVTRKSILQFVLRLFCRFIVSLRRTFKPFNRAMGESFVVVFKAGGYAVYVLFLLLGAYLLNQLDRYALAVSSQPMAHDIKFGDKGCLPYNSTFSKDYKKICVESVKDSNEPEKNQTTCERKRAGNSSQHVCVWDYDGTGNQYQILAGPVFILVYTISGIPLGFCAGVFHRRNLIVFCLLLWSAMTLLTGFATEYWHLVITRFILGIGEAGCTPFATSLIADYFPETLRGAALGVYNWGIYIGYSMAFAFGNFITQADIDGKGWRWVFWIAAMPGFVLGILMLFTLKEPARSERGDGKSLVGHSRPELLKQKIILLCKTFVRPSLVILFLAGSIRNAGGYVWAYNTQPYFNKYYPNTNVGEYMSWIPLVGGSLGVVLGGFISDRIIKNRGFYARVWVLVFSQVIAAPFAAGALFLKPPYAFISLIPSNIIGEMWVGVTLTVVVELVPNTIRSPAIAGYLFIISIIGGNMPLLVPPLKRVTSLRTALYILFPGLYLLSSVLFLLTVFSLKRDLRRAQEEEDVIRPLLPETPTAEHPRKPV from the exons ATGACAGTCACGCGAAAAAGCATTTTACAGTTTGTTCTGCGCCTTTTTTGCCGATTCATTGTTTCTCTTCGTCGCACATTCAAGCCGTTTAATCGAGCAATGGGTGAAAGTTTTGTGGTAGTCTTCAAGGCCGGTGGTTATGCAGTTTATGTCCTATTTTTGTTGCTAGGTGCATATTTGTTGAATCAACTTGACAGGTACGCTTTGGCTGTATCATCTCAGCCCATGGCTCACGACATAAAGTTTGGAGATAAAGGATGCCTGCCTTACAACTCAACCTTTTCAAAGGATTACAAAAAGATTTGTGTCGAAAGCGTAAAGGATAGCAATGAACCGGAGAAAAACCAAACTAC ATGTGAGAGGAAGAGAGCCGGAAATTCTTCCCAACATGTGTGCGTATGGGATTATGATGGAACAGGAAATCAGTATCAAATTCTTGCTGGTCCAGTTTTCATTCTTGTTTACACCATCAGTGGCATCCCTCTTGGGTTTTGTGCAGGTGTTTTTCATCGCAGAAATCTCATAGTCTTCTGTCTTTTACTCTGGAGTGCTATGACACTGCTCACTGGCTTTGCCACCGAATATTGGCACTTGGTTATCACCAGATTTATTCTTGGAATAGG GGAGGCCGGCTGTACCCCATTTGCAACAAGTTTGATTGCTGACTATTTTCCAGAG ACATTACGAGGAGCTGCCCTTGGCGTTTATAACTGGGGAATTTATATCGGTTACAGCATGGCATTTGCATTTGGTAACTTTATAACACAGGCTGATATTGATGGTAAAGGATGGAGGTGGGTGTTTTGGATTGCCGCCATGCCTGGGTTTGTCCTTGGAATCCTTATGCTTTTTACGTTAAAAGAACCAGCAAGGAGTGAGAGAGGAGATGGAAAG AGTCTTGTCGGCCACTCCAGACCAGAGCTACTGAAGCAGAAGATAATATTGCTGTGTAAAACATTTGTGCGCCCTTCATTGGTGATTTTGTTTCTTGCTGGATCCATAAGGAATGCCGGTGGCTATGTCTGGGCCTATAACACTCAGCCTTACTTTAACAAATACTACCCAAATACCAATGTTGGCGAATACATGAGCTGGATTCCTCTAGTGGGTGGCAGCTTGGGCGTGGTTCTTGGAGGTTTTATCTCCGACCGAATTATAAAGAACCGAGGATTTTATGCAAGAGTCTGGGTATTGGTATTTAGCCAG GTGATCGCTGCCCCATTTGCTGCCGGAGCTCTGTTTCTCAAACCTCCATATGCTTTTATCAGTCTGATACCATCGAACATCATTGGTGAAATGTGGGTCGGCGTGACCTTAACTGTGGTAGTTGAACTTGTGCCAAACACCATTCGTTCACCTGCGATCGCTGGTTACCTTTTTATAATCTCAATTATTGGTGGTAACATGCCATTGCTTGTTCCTCCTCTAAAGAGAGTAACCAGTCTGCGCACAGCATTATATATCCTGTTTCCTGGTTTGTACTTGCTTAGTTCAGTGCTGTTCTTGTTGACTGTGTTTTCACTGAAGCGGGATCTACGGCGTGCACAAGAGGAAGAGGATGTGATACGGCCATTATTGCCCGAGACACCTACGGCAGAACATCCTAGAAAACCAGTATAA
- the LOC140938809 gene encoding RYamide receptor-like, protein MASLSNTTTFTNETSKNSDWGILQYKETTPLRVFRLSCLTVITIAGSIGNSVVCKATWKTPLRHPFSFHLVAHIAFAEILNCLCLLIMLIWQYEGGYRDSIVHDIWCVANPIQVISLMVVTYSLAALAFYRYRVLINPIQKHVSGKLKTVIFSCLWLVPTAVSVPIFIRNRFVGGHCELHPVGNVYAYSLVLFSLNYALPYLVMLASYGAVAWKLRQPKDQKPAAQTSIIPSSAAAIELVTLTNNREEERTLQEGKQRRQALVDVKNRRGIKPDDADAEQDLLKIIYAIILIFVVCYFPYQAVFLWESLADVNEWKFRYHSLMRRYSFLLMCLPSALHPWCYGAMNSFYAKAFTKVFFCS, encoded by the coding sequence ATGGCATCGTTGAGCAACACGACTACATTTACAAATGAAACTTCTAAAAATTCAGACTGGGGGATTTTGCAGTATAAAGAAACAACACCATTGCGTGTATTTCGTCTTTCTTGTTTGACGGTGATCACCATAGCGGGTTCGATCGGTAATTCCGTAGTTTGTAAAGCAACATGGAAGACGCCTCTTCGTCAtccattttcatttcatctcGTTGCCCACATAGCGTTTGCTGAAATCCTCAATTGCCTTTGTTTACTGATCATGTTGATTTGGCAATATGAAGGCGGATACAGAGATAGTATCGTGCACGATATCTGGTGCGTTGCGAATCCCATCCAAGTTATTTCATTGATGGTAGTAACTTATTCGCTGGCAGCGCTCGCATTCTACCGCTACCGAGTACTCATCAACCCCATCCAAAAACATGTATCTGGGAAATTGAAGACTGTGATCTTTTCCTGTTTGTGGCTTGTCCCTACTGCTGTCAGTGTGCCCATATTCATTCGAAACAGGTTCGTAGGTGGCCATTGTGAATTGCATCCTGTTGGGAATGTCTATGCCTATTCGCTCGTGTTATTCTCCCTGAATTATGCCCTACCCTACCTGGTCATGCTAGCATCTTACGGAGCTGTAGCATGGAAGCTACGACAGCCAAAAGACCAAAAGCCGGCAGCTCAGACATCGATCATCCCTTCTTCAGCTGCTGCAATTGAACTTGTTACTCTTACAAACAACAGGGAAGAAGAGAGAACACTGCAGGAAGGAAAGCAAAGACGACAAGCCTTGGTTGATGTAAAAAACCGTAGAGGTATCAAACCAGATGACGCAGATGCTGAACAAGATTTACTTAAGATAATTTACGCGATTATTCTTATATTTGtagtttgttattttccttaTCAAGCCGTGTTTTTGTGGGAAAGTTTAGCTGATGTAAATGAATGGAAATTTCGGTATCACAGCCTCATGAGGAGatatagttttcttttaatGTGTCTGCCAAGCGCTTTGCATCCTTGGTGTTATGGAGCAATGAACAGCTTTTATGCTAAAGCCTtcacaaaggtttttttttgctcctaA